In Dehalogenimonas etheniformans, one genomic interval encodes:
- a CDS encoding reductive dehalogenase has protein sequence MSIFHNTVSRRDFMKGIGLTGAGIGGAMTLSAPIFHDLDEAASSNPSVKRAWWVKERAFDDPTVEIDWSMMQRHSVRETMWYYSSFARYIGGASKVKEVVGQGNQLKAKRLAENAPGCDLISTSLSGSSGLYNNSQNYYQAAGTSQGWGGGKSFVGQTTIKRPSDQGLPKWEGTPEQNMRIIRAALRFYGAPAFGVCEYSGNIKSKLTQLYDGGAASMNMAYIDPAVPIKAIDSRPYVFEDVDWAYETKEKLVIPDKKQYWVVTVVQPQSRQMFRQGRGVLRVAANGARYSLQSVWQTKIQGFLRGIGYEGLGYPTRAYGPIPSMAGAILDGMAEMARNNNVAVNPDYGPTAGYFSFLTDLPLTPTPPIDAGMWRFCQTCKVCADACPSQAISQDNQPTWEITPSKKAPTLSPAYSCPGRKSFWTDVVACREFGFLDSCGSCHGVCTFNTDNAASIHQFVRATVATTGLFNGFMSNMHPTFGLGLTPEEDWGKWWDMSLPAYAFDTSVGVTDGGFN, from the coding sequence ATGTCTATTTTTCACAACACAGTAAGTCGCCGTGATTTCATGAAAGGAATTGGATTGACTGGCGCGGGAATTGGCGGGGCGATGACACTGTCCGCACCGATATTTCATGATCTTGATGAGGCAGCATCGTCCAACCCGTCGGTGAAGCGTGCCTGGTGGGTAAAAGAACGAGCATTTGATGATCCCACGGTCGAGATTGACTGGTCAATGATGCAGCGTCACAGTGTCCGTGAAACTATGTGGTATTACTCGTCATTTGCACGATATATTGGTGGTGCGTCCAAAGTTAAAGAAGTTGTTGGCCAGGGGAATCAATTGAAGGCTAAAAGATTAGCCGAAAACGCGCCTGGCTGTGATTTGATTTCTACATCATTAAGTGGTAGTTCGGGACTTTACAATAACTCCCAAAACTATTATCAGGCGGCAGGGACGAGCCAAGGTTGGGGAGGCGGTAAAAGCTTCGTAGGTCAAACAACCATAAAAAGACCCAGCGATCAAGGCTTACCAAAGTGGGAAGGTACCCCTGAACAAAACATGCGCATAATACGTGCTGCGTTACGTTTCTATGGAGCTCCGGCTTTTGGTGTTTGTGAATATAGCGGCAACATAAAGTCAAAATTAACACAGCTGTATGACGGTGGCGCAGCTTCAATGAACATGGCATACATCGATCCTGCTGTCCCAATTAAGGCAATTGATTCCAGACCCTACGTGTTCGAAGATGTCGATTGGGCTTATGAGACAAAGGAAAAGCTCGTTATTCCGGATAAAAAACAATACTGGGTCGTGACCGTCGTTCAGCCTCAAAGCCGCCAGATGTTCCGCCAAGGCCGGGGCGTGCTGAGAGTCGCAGCCAACGGTGCTAGGTACAGTCTTCAATCGGTTTGGCAAACTAAAATTCAAGGATTCCTCCGAGGAATTGGATACGAAGGACTTGGGTACCCGACAAGAGCATATGGCCCTATCCCCTCGATGGCAGGAGCGATTCTGGATGGAATGGCTGAAATGGCCAGAAACAATAATGTCGCCGTTAATCCAGACTACGGACCGACGGCTGGATATTTTAGCTTCTTAACCGATTTACCCTTAACTCCCACACCACCGATCGACGCTGGAATGTGGCGTTTTTGCCAAACATGTAAGGTCTGTGCCGATGCGTGCCCCAGTCAGGCAATTTCCCAAGATAATCAGCCTACTTGGGAAATTACTCCAAGTAAAAAAGCCCCTACCTTGTCACCAGCCTATTCATGTCCGGGAAGAAAATCGTTCTGGACAGATGTAGTCGCCTGCCGGGAGTTCGGCTTTTTAGATAGTTGCGGCAGTTGTCACGGCGTTTGTACCTTTAACACGGATAACGCAGCAAGTATCCACCAATTTGTTAGAGCCACTGTTGCCACAACTGGGTTGTTTAACGGCTTCATGTCGAACATGCATCCGACGTTCGGTCTCGGATTAACACCCGAAGAGGATTGGGGTAAGTGGTGGGATATGTCGTTACCAGCTTACGCGTTCGACACATCTGTAGGGGTAACCGATGGTGGCTTCAATTAA
- a CDS encoding sensor histidine kinase — MSHQSEVFPDPRNRLTADSDNVRLEDTQRAVLNILEDFDAEKEQMHDTSKALLNILEDLNVSNEELQQSRDVLEERVIERTAELTREKNISDTTIESLPGVFYLFDTQGKFLKWNKNWELVTGVTAEEMPSKTVLEFFEGEDRTLIEQRIGEVFEKGQSTAEANFVSRDGRRTPYYFTGRLVVLDGKECLIGVGMDISERKLAEEAIKSRTEELARSNAELEQFAYIASHDLQEPLRMVSSYVQLLGKRYQGKLDADADEFIHYAADGANRMQRLINDLLAYSRVGTRGGTFEPTPLESILNQALDNLKMLVSDSGVIITHDALPMVYGDAGQLSQVFQNLIDNAIKFRGDDVPRVHISAEIRGNECVCSVQDNGIGIAPEYRERIFLIFQRLHTRSKYPGTGIGLAICKRIVERHGGRIWVGSVPEGGSVFRFILPIAPKKG, encoded by the coding sequence GTGTCTCACCAATCGGAAGTTTTCCCCGACCCTAGGAATAGACTGACCGCCGATTCGGACAACGTCCGTCTCGAGGACACCCAGCGGGCAGTGTTGAACATCTTGGAGGATTTCGACGCTGAGAAGGAGCAGATGCATGATACTTCAAAGGCGCTGCTCAACATCCTGGAAGACCTGAACGTATCGAACGAAGAACTTCAACAATCCCGTGATGTCCTCGAAGAACGGGTAATCGAGCGCACCGCTGAGCTGACACGCGAAAAAAACATTTCCGACACCACCATTGAAAGCCTCCCGGGAGTTTTCTATCTCTTCGACACCCAGGGCAAATTCCTCAAGTGGAATAAAAACTGGGAACTGGTCACTGGGGTCACCGCTGAGGAAATGCCATCAAAAACCGTCCTTGAATTTTTTGAGGGTGAAGACAGGACGCTCATTGAACAAAGGATCGGTGAAGTCTTTGAAAAAGGACAATCTACGGCTGAAGCTAATTTTGTTTCCCGGGATGGCCGCAGGACCCCTTATTATTTTACTGGCAGACTGGTCGTGCTCGATGGCAAAGAGTGCCTGATCGGTGTCGGCATGGATATCTCCGAACGGAAATTGGCGGAAGAGGCCATCAAGAGCCGGACCGAAGAGCTGGCCCGCTCCAACGCTGAGCTGGAGCAGTTCGCCTATATCGCCTCCCACGACCTCCAGGAACCGCTCCGCATGGTTTCAAGTTACGTGCAACTCTTGGGTAAACGATACCAGGGCAAACTTGATGCTGACGCCGACGAGTTCATCCACTATGCCGCCGACGGGGCTAACCGGATGCAACGCCTGATCAATGACCTCCTGGCTTATTCCCGGGTTGGTACCAGGGGTGGCACTTTTGAACCAACCCCTCTCGAAAGCATTCTGAATCAGGCCCTGGACAACCTCAAGATGCTGGTCTCCGATAGCGGCGTCATCATCACCCATGACGCTCTGCCGATGGTATACGGCGATGCCGGCCAACTGTCGCAAGTTTTCCAAAACCTGATCGACAACGCCATCAAGTTCCGTGGTGATGATGTTCCAAGGGTCCACATTTCGGCAGAAATCCGCGGCAACGAATGTGTCTGTTCGGTCCAGGATAACGGTATCGGCATCGCTCCCGAGTACCGAGAGAGGATCTTCTTAATATTCCAACGGCTGCACACCAGGTCCAAGTATCCCGGCACTGGGATCGGTTTGGCTATCTGCAAACGCATTGTTGAGCGGCACGGCGGACGAATTTGGGTGGGATCCGTTCCCGAAGGGGGCTCGGTCTTTCGTTTTATTTTGCCCATTGCGCCAAAGAAAGGATAG